One genomic window of Manduca sexta isolate Smith_Timp_Sample1 chromosome 4, JHU_Msex_v1.0, whole genome shotgun sequence includes the following:
- the LOC115456019 gene encoding replication stress response regulator SDE2 — MGFNIYFENLLVPNTDCNTLSQLIGEVSQKYGVPIDDLYVTINGKRVTEDLELENINNVVRLSSKLIGGKGGFGSMLRAIGAQIEKTTNREACRDLSGRRLRDINEEKRLRKWLEGQEEREREAADRKQKKLERLIAEPKIDVKINPEYEKERRALPDRVSAAVDAGWQTASTSDNSLKRKAEIEKSKAKKKKLWIDADLSDCSSLSDDDDEEEAVKKSPGQSTSTDSGNESDKSEDKH, encoded by the coding sequence ATGGGGttcaatatatatttcgaaAATCTATTAGTACCCAATACAGATTGCAATACTTTGTCACAATTGATCGGTGAAGTTTCGCAAAAATATGGTGTCCCTATCGATGATTTATACGTGACTATAAATGGAAAGAGAGTTACAGAAGACTTGGAACTGGAAAACATTAACAATGTTGTTCGCTTATCATCCAAACTCATCGGGGGGAAAGGCGGATTCGGTTCCATGTTACGTGCTATTGGTGCACAAATTGAGAAAACCACTAACCGTGAAGCATGTCGCGACCTCTCCGGACGGCGATTACGTGACATTAACGAAGAAAAACGTCTTAGAAAGTGGTTAGAGGGGCAGGAGGAGCGCGAGAGGGAAGCGGCTGACcgcaaacaaaagaaattagAACGACTTATTGCTGAACCGAAGATAGACGTGAAGATCAATCCGGAATACGAGAAAGAGCGCCGAGCATTACCAGACCGCGTCAGCGCCGCGGTAGACGCCGGCTGGCAAACCGCGAGTACTTCAGACAATAGTCTGAAAAGGAAGGCGGAGATTGAGAAATCTAAAGCTAAAAAGAAGAAATTGTGGATCGACGCGGACCTGTCTGACTGCTCTTCGTTGAGtgacgatgatgatgaagagGAGGCAGTTAAGAAGAGTCCAGGACAATCCACATCAACAGACAGTGGTAATGAATCAGATAAATCTGAggataaacattaa
- the LOC115456018 gene encoding ubiquitin-conjugating enzyme E2 C codes for MAQNINPHYASSSNPAKQNEDTIKLKDNHAVSKRLQKELMELMRCMDKGISAFPESENLFKWIGTINGPLDTVYAGHKYKLSLEFPNSYPYAPPAVKFITPCFHPNVDTCGLICLDILKDKWTALYDVRTVLLSIQSLLAEPNTQSPLNQQASYLWPNQPAYKKYLDDFYNKHKDS; via the exons atggcTCAAAATATCAATCCACATTATGCCTCTTCGTCTAATCCAGCTAAACAGAATGAAGACACAATTAAATTGAAAGATAATCATGCAGTTAGCAAACG ACTTCAAAAGGAACTAATGGAGCTAATGAGGTGCATGGACAAAGGCATATCAGCTTTCCCCGAGAGTGAAAACCTCTTCAAATGGATAGGCACCATCAACGGACCACTAGATACAGTGTACGCTGGCCACAAGTACAAATTGTCGCTCGAGTTCCCAAATTCTTACCCGTATGCTCCTCCAGCTGTCAAATTTATAACACCGTGTTTCCACCCCAACGTAGACACCTGCGGATTAATATGTCTAGATATTCTAAAAGATAAATGGACAGCTTTATATGATGTCCGTACTGTATTACTATCCATTCAAAGTTTGTTAGCAGAGCCTAATACGCAGAGTCCGTTAAACCAACAAGCCTCATATCTCTGGCCCAATCAGCCTgcgtacaaaaaatatctagatGACTTTTACAATAAGCACAAAGACTCATAG